A genome region from Lytechinus pictus isolate F3 Inbred chromosome 16, Lp3.0, whole genome shotgun sequence includes the following:
- the LOC129278760 gene encoding uncharacterized protein LOC129278760, producing the protein MMRGTRSLICSKAFALGILCAYSSVAVVLLVAKSTTYCDGTRNVRMRETDGGASVFMTVSDERDAGGGDGGGGDSKVLATSKMKSEALFADNFEEVNSLEEIEDIANRSEYSPEHSWSENNAQGNGLMREVPLDELDLSKQTDVADEMSLAATTKTKTNLTKVQGEIDPSNLEVMGNKGNASTVSLQTPVMVETTVMTTAIVAAQTPEKDGATKAPVLVVDDSVVEPTLPLGMRSKQPVTLEMPYGSNTRCSKKSQHGLDCRRRVPKVIGIGMERCGTTALSFFLRMHPDIVHAKPKDVYYWNHHPDRSLDWYRNRMPISSKYQVTMEYTPSYILSHEVPHLIKEVVPDMKFIVMIRDPIERAMSHYLYMRHTKRPEYLTYIAPQPGAPAKAYQGASFEATVLTKTGDIFKDNAVIENAIYESHLRRWFDIFPRKQFLIIDEGLFSKDPVSILQQVEDFIGISKFFTNYHVYFDRDRGVFCRRVPTKYCSKRSIKNVHPPIPQYAIKKLREFYRPYNVRLEKLLNRTFPWT; encoded by the coding sequence ATGATGCGGGGGACCAGAAGCCTAATATGCAGTAAGGCCTTTGCTCTAGGTATTCTCTGCGCCTATTCCAGTGTGGCCGTTGTCTTGCTGGTCGCCAAATCGACAACATATTGCGATGGCACGAGAAATGTACGAATGCGAGAGACAGACGGAGGAGCTTCAGTATTCATGACCGTATCAGATGAAAGAGatgctggtggtggtgatggcggCGGTGGTGATAGCAAAGTATTGGCAACTTCTAAGATGAAAAGTGAAGCTTTGTTTGCCGACAATTTCGAGGAGGTGAACTCATTGGAAGAGATAGAAGACATCGCCAACAGATCAGAGTATTCACCAGAACATTCTTGGTCAGAGAACAACGCCCAGGGAAACGGTTTGATGAGAGAAGTGCCACTAGATGAACTCGACCTTTCCAAGCAAACAGACGTTGCGGATGAGATGTCATTAGCAGCGACCACGAAAACGAAAACTAATTTGACAAAAGTCCAAGGAGAAATTGATCCGTCGAATTTAGAAGTGATGGGAAACAAGGGAAACGCAAGTACAGTATCATTGCAAACACCGGTGATGGTGGAGACGACAGTGATGACAACAGCTATTGTCGCAGCTCAGACCCCTGAGAAAGATGGGGCGACAAAGGCACCAGTTCTTGTGGTGGACGATTCAGTGGTAGAACCCACCCTGCCATTAGGAATGCGATCAAAACAGCCGGTGACACTGGAAATGCCTTATGGTTCGAATACAAGATGCTCGAAGAAATCTCAACACGGATTAGACTGCAGAAGACGTGTCCCCAAGGTCATTGGTATCGGGATGGAACGGTGTGGAACAACTGCCCTCTCGTTTTTTCTTCGGATGCATCCTGATATCGTCCACGCCAAGCCAAAGGACGTCTATTACTGGAACCATCACCCTGATCGCAGTTTAGACTGGTACCGCAACCGCATGCCTATATCTTCCAAATACCAGGTCACCATGGAGTACACCCCTTCGTACATCCTTAGTCACGAGGTACCACACTTGATCAAGGAGGTGGTACCGGATATGAAGTTCATCGTCATGATCCGGGACCCGATTGAGCGCGCTATGTCACATTATCTGTACATGAGACACACCAAACGTCCAGAATATCTCACTTATATAGCGCCGCAGCCTGGTGCCCCCGCCAAGGCTTACCAAGGCGCTTCGTTTGAGGCAACAGTCCTCACCAAAACCGGAGATATCTTCAAGGACAATGCAGTCATCGAGAACGCCATATACGAGAGCCACCTCAGACGATGGTTTGATATTTTCCCAAGAAAGCAGTTTCTCATAATCGACGAGGGTCTATTCAGCAAGGATCCCGTTTCCATTCTGCAACAGGTGGAAGACTTCATCGGCATTTCGAAATTCTTTACcaattatcatgtttatttcgaCCGTGATCGGGGTGTATTCTGTCGAAGAGTTCCAACGAAATATTGCTCTAAAAGATCGATAAAGAATGTACACCCTCCTATTCCGCAGTATGCCATCAAGAAGCTCAGAGAATTCTATCGTCCTTATAATGTCCGGTTAGAAAAATTATTAAATCGGACGTTCCCCTGGACATAA